From a single Pirellulaceae bacterium genomic region:
- the rph gene encoding ribonuclease PH has protein sequence MTTKPLIRPVQVTRNFTRTSPGSVLYQSGQTVVLCTASIQADVPAWLAGSGKGWVTAEYNMLPHSTPQRKRRDRDGKVDGRTTEIQRLIGRSLRAIVDLQKLGERMVTVDCDVLQADGGTRTASITGGFLALCDALYPEFSEAASSPILDSVAAISAGLLGADVVLDLDYQQDVGADVDMNIVMTGSGKFVEIQGTGEEATFGDNDLARLIQIARQGIEQLTAIQREALGPQWPIV, from the coding sequence ATGACTACTAAGCCATTGATTCGTCCAGTGCAAGTCACACGCAACTTCACACGCACTAGCCCCGGCAGCGTGCTGTACCAGAGCGGACAGACGGTGGTCCTGTGTACTGCCAGTATTCAAGCTGATGTTCCAGCTTGGTTGGCCGGTTCTGGGAAAGGCTGGGTCACGGCGGAGTACAACATGCTGCCGCACAGCACCCCGCAGCGCAAGCGCCGCGATCGCGATGGCAAGGTCGATGGCAGAACAACGGAAATACAGCGCCTGATCGGTCGCAGCCTGCGAGCCATCGTTGATCTTCAGAAACTGGGTGAACGCATGGTCACTGTCGATTGCGATGTACTGCAAGCCGATGGTGGAACACGCACAGCCAGCATTACCGGTGGATTCTTAGCTCTGTGCGATGCCCTGTATCCTGAATTCTCCGAAGCAGCGTCGTCTCCGATTCTAGACAGCGTTGCCGCTATTAGCGCAGGGCTACTGGGAGCAGACGTGGTACTAGACCTGGACTACCAGCAAGACGTTGGTGCTGACGTGGACATGAACATCGTCATGACTGGCAGCGGGAAGTTCGTTGAGATTCAAGGGACCGGCGAAGAGGCCACGTTTGGCGACAACGACCTGGCGCGACTGATTCAAATAGCACGCCAAGGGATTGAGCAGCTTACCGCCATCCAGCGCGAAGCATTGGGCCCCCAATGGCCAATCGTTTAG
- a CDS encoding 7-carboxy-7-deazaguanine synthase QueE, with the protein MRICEIYHSRQGEGLLTGTPSVFVRTSGCNLRCWFCDTPFASWHPEGDYRTVEDIVRQVQTQDARHVVLTGGEPMIWGSVVELSHALQAAGYHLTIETAGTIWHAAQVDLWSISPKLTRSAPTTSGSWPTRHEQRRQRLDVVRHMMQKPYQLKFVVDTPDDAREVLDYLRTLGNWDPQRVLLMPQGTDRQDLDQRAQWLIPWCQQHGLQFCPRQHIYWFGNRRGT; encoded by the coding sequence CTGCGCATCTGCGAAATCTACCACAGTCGACAGGGAGAGGGCCTGTTGACTGGAACTCCCAGCGTATTTGTCCGTACCAGCGGCTGCAACTTGCGATGTTGGTTTTGCGATACCCCCTTCGCATCGTGGCATCCAGAAGGTGACTACCGAACGGTAGAGGATATTGTCCGACAGGTTCAAACCCAGGACGCGCGGCACGTCGTGCTGACCGGTGGCGAGCCGATGATCTGGGGTTCGGTAGTCGAATTATCCCACGCACTTCAGGCGGCCGGATACCATTTGACGATTGAAACGGCAGGCACCATCTGGCACGCTGCCCAGGTGGATTTATGGTCGATCAGCCCCAAGCTCACTAGGTCGGCACCAACAACAAGTGGTAGTTGGCCGACCCGACACGAACAGCGACGCCAACGCCTGGATGTCGTGCGCCACATGATGCAGAAGCCCTATCAACTGAAGTTCGTCGTCGACACACCCGACGATGCCCGCGAGGTGCTCGACTATTTGCGAACATTAGGAAATTGGGACCCCCAGCGAGTCTTGCTCATGCCTCAAGGCACCGACAGGCAAGATCTTGATCAGCGCGCCCAGTGGCTAATCCCCTGGTGTCAGCAGCATGGCCTGCAGTTTTGCCCTCGCCAGCACATCTATTGGTTCGGCAATCGCCGTGGAACGTAG
- a CDS encoding rhodanese, which produces MNLPVNVEVEAVKELLDDDKIVLIDCREPNEWELARIEGAVLLPLSQWEQQAGQLAQYADKHIVVHCHHGGRSLRVTNWLRQNGFSNTQNMAGGIDAWSKQIDESVPRY; this is translated from the coding sequence ATGAACCTGCCGGTGAATGTTGAAGTCGAGGCTGTGAAAGAACTATTGGACGATGACAAGATTGTGCTGATCGACTGTCGCGAGCCGAATGAATGGGAACTTGCCAGAATCGAGGGCGCGGTTTTGTTGCCGCTCAGCCAGTGGGAACAACAAGCCGGCCAGTTGGCACAGTATGCCGACAAGCACATCGTAGTTCATTGCCACCACGGTGGTCGAAGCTTGCGAGTCACCAATTGGTTGCGGCAAAACGGTTTTTCCAATACCCAGAACATGGCCGGTGGCATCGATGCTTGGTCCAAACAGATCGACGAATCCGTTCCGCGATACTAA
- a CDS encoding DUF1549 domain-containing protein — translation MRLQKILLRAWLGAICSLNCAASAMAQVSEVHHRACRPGETTLIQLTGKELNSGLRVTSSRPDCTVSVQSVTAESATVAITLPEASRLGSLALFAATSHGPAEPWMMLVDDLPLVASVSDHDSREHAQDIPALCAVSDVCRHSQGCFYRISVASGQRIAIEVLTQTLGSPMDPVLRLLDSAGKPVLEVDDDATGPEARLSYQFSQAGQFTIHVRDSRFATGGRFHLRVGDFPLLSHAQPLAVRRGESTQVQFVTLDGSIAEPHWVALPASHTQTRHDVATRSPGGQSSAWTSVQAVDAAVLSASDLSSDAVVVAPVSISGRLAETGASQRIGLQGVPGKTIHVHSYTRSLGCPTLLKMQLLNAAGQTVVETAVANDDEWHLAYQFADDGRYTLQLQDLLGRGGASFSYLVNILPHDGYTLAFKGDAKTPLQFALPVQRGAMALELLVQRLGYDGPICLELVGPPAGITILNPVIPAGATESRIYLTAGPEWQAEQLQPVRLLGRAMLSAQVATEVSNLSMLRARQPHVLYPSHDIQGQLLLAGTDKSSPVVGLNATHPIQLARPLKQFTFELTLQRLSEDFKGAVTLLPNRLPGGWSGTFNIEGEKVTASLSRESSDSVEPNELIVLVFGEHQGRGFIETIALPVTWFDPVHIDVTGPRSIVAGSTAILNINVKRHAPAQEIQLEFNDLPVGVTPLQQLTLSADQTQATVQVPIPADMPAGDFKLGFTAHAHYGGDSISLSGRSSCTRVVPKPARVEVYPDPLILDHSQATRQLVITAFDAADKPYDWTAFAEIVSANSLIAEVRSSRIFSVADGQTEIKVIAGGIEHSVAVIVSNQQIAGPVRFESEVLAALSKQGCNSGACHGSPSGKGMFRLSLRAFDRELDELTLIREEYGRRVNSVEPEQSLLLLKPLMKVSHGGGRQLRTDDPAYRVLRNWIEQGGRPDPPDTPRCVRLEVFPNSKRILAETDGRQQLSVTAHFADGSQRDVTDLAAYQSSSESIAAVDTAGVIRAHGRGEAVILVRFLEHIESLPLLVIDSDSEFQWTPLPPSNYIDQLVYDKLQQMQIRPSETCSDSEFIRRVYLDLIGLLPEVDQTRDFLEDERSDKRQRLVDQLLQRDEYARFWALKWGDLLKLTSKALGADGAYKYSRWLERAIREDMPYDQFARQLITASGSTLANPPANFYRAAADASECVETVSQVFLGARLQCAKCHNHPFERWTQDNYYGLAAFFNRVQRRSTQRPGEMFIWSDSTGEVIQPRTGQTMQPWLPGHGLDNQSPAQDRRVMLADWLTSASNPFFAYVGANRLWSHMFARGLTEPVDDFRASNPATNQPLLESLAQDFRDHGYSAKHVLRTIANSQTYQASSQTNTSNHGDINYFSHQVPRLLKAEPLLDAINHVTGVHQTFGSLPAGTRATQLPAPDLVPVDFLKVFGQPERSTVCACERGSDSNLAMAIELFNGPLIHQRLQDSGNRFRKLLAAGSSVDQILDELYLAALCRTASPSERTASHQHIQTRNDTAAGLEDVCWALLNTDEFLFQH, via the coding sequence ATGCGACTTCAGAAGATTCTGTTACGAGCCTGGCTGGGCGCAATCTGCAGCCTGAATTGTGCAGCCAGCGCAATGGCTCAGGTATCAGAGGTGCATCATCGTGCCTGCCGACCCGGTGAGACGACGCTGATCCAATTGACAGGCAAGGAGCTAAACAGTGGCTTACGTGTGACAAGCAGTCGTCCAGATTGCACTGTTTCCGTTCAGTCAGTAACCGCCGAATCGGCTACTGTCGCAATTACGCTACCTGAAGCTTCAAGGCTGGGATCGTTAGCTCTCTTTGCCGCGACAAGTCATGGACCGGCTGAACCGTGGATGATGCTGGTCGATGATCTGCCGCTCGTGGCGAGTGTCTCCGATCATGATTCTCGGGAACATGCTCAAGATATTCCCGCGCTGTGCGCGGTATCTGATGTGTGTCGTCACAGCCAGGGCTGTTTCTATCGTATCTCGGTCGCCTCTGGCCAGCGCATCGCCATTGAAGTGTTGACGCAGACGCTGGGCTCACCAATGGACCCTGTGTTGCGTCTGCTGGATAGCGCTGGAAAACCGGTATTGGAAGTTGACGATGACGCAACTGGTCCGGAAGCTCGGCTGAGCTACCAATTCTCCCAAGCTGGCCAATTCACCATTCATGTTCGCGACAGCCGCTTTGCAACCGGCGGTCGTTTTCATCTGCGCGTTGGAGATTTTCCGCTGCTGTCTCATGCCCAGCCGCTGGCCGTTCGCCGCGGCGAGTCAACACAGGTTCAGTTCGTAACATTGGATGGCAGTATAGCGGAACCACATTGGGTTGCCTTGCCGGCCAGCCACACGCAGACTCGTCATGATGTTGCTACCCGGTCGCCGGGCGGTCAATCGTCAGCCTGGACATCGGTACAGGCGGTCGATGCGGCAGTTCTATCTGCCAGTGATCTGTCTTCTGATGCAGTGGTCGTTGCGCCGGTTTCCATCAGCGGTCGCTTGGCAGAGACAGGAGCCAGTCAACGCATTGGCCTGCAGGGAGTCCCCGGAAAAACTATACACGTTCACAGTTATACGCGCAGCCTGGGGTGTCCGACTCTCCTCAAAATGCAACTACTGAATGCAGCGGGTCAAACCGTAGTCGAAACGGCCGTTGCCAATGATGACGAGTGGCATTTGGCTTACCAATTCGCCGACGACGGACGCTACACTTTACAGCTTCAGGATTTATTGGGGCGCGGCGGCGCAAGCTTTAGCTATCTGGTCAATATTCTACCGCATGATGGCTACACTTTGGCGTTCAAAGGTGACGCCAAAACGCCCTTGCAGTTCGCCTTGCCAGTCCAGCGCGGTGCGATGGCATTGGAACTATTGGTCCAGCGCTTAGGTTATGACGGGCCAATTTGTTTGGAGCTGGTGGGACCACCGGCGGGCATTACGATTTTGAATCCGGTGATTCCTGCGGGTGCCACGGAATCAAGGATCTATCTGACGGCTGGTCCTGAGTGGCAAGCTGAACAGTTACAACCTGTGCGGTTGTTAGGTCGAGCTATGCTCAGCGCACAGGTTGCAACCGAGGTAAGCAATTTGAGCATGCTACGTGCCCGACAACCTCATGTGCTTTATCCATCCCATGATATACAGGGGCAGTTACTGTTGGCAGGCACCGACAAGTCCTCGCCTGTGGTTGGGCTCAATGCAACACACCCCATTCAACTCGCGCGTCCCTTGAAGCAGTTCACTTTCGAATTGACATTGCAGCGTTTGTCAGAAGATTTCAAAGGCGCAGTGACACTGCTACCCAATCGTCTGCCCGGCGGATGGTCGGGGACATTTAACATAGAAGGTGAAAAAGTTACCGCCAGTTTATCTCGCGAGTCATCAGATTCTGTTGAGCCCAATGAGCTAATTGTGTTGGTTTTCGGAGAGCATCAAGGGCGAGGGTTCATCGAAACCATCGCTCTGCCCGTGACTTGGTTCGATCCGGTGCACATTGATGTCACTGGTCCGCGATCAATCGTGGCTGGCAGCACGGCTATTCTGAATATCAATGTAAAGCGACACGCGCCGGCTCAAGAAATACAGCTTGAATTCAACGACTTGCCTGTCGGTGTTACCCCACTGCAACAACTCACACTGTCCGCCGACCAAACGCAGGCGACGGTCCAGGTGCCAATTCCTGCCGACATGCCGGCCGGAGACTTCAAGCTCGGGTTTACTGCACATGCACATTACGGAGGTGACTCCATTTCGCTGTCCGGACGGTCGTCGTGCACGCGCGTCGTGCCCAAGCCTGCGCGAGTGGAGGTTTACCCCGATCCGCTTATCTTGGATCACAGCCAAGCTACTCGACAACTGGTCATCACCGCTTTTGATGCTGCAGACAAGCCCTACGACTGGACCGCATTTGCTGAAATCGTTTCCGCCAACAGCCTAATCGCTGAAGTCCGCAGCAGCCGCATTTTCTCCGTAGCAGATGGGCAGACAGAAATCAAAGTAATTGCTGGCGGAATTGAGCACAGCGTAGCTGTAATCGTGTCCAACCAACAGATTGCTGGGCCCGTGCGATTCGAGTCGGAAGTGCTGGCTGCTTTGTCCAAGCAAGGTTGTAATTCGGGTGCCTGCCACGGTTCGCCTAGTGGTAAAGGCATGTTTCGGTTGTCGCTACGGGCCTTCGATCGAGAGCTCGATGAACTGACATTGATCCGCGAAGAGTATGGTCGTCGGGTTAATTCTGTTGAGCCAGAGCAAAGTTTGCTGTTGCTTAAGCCGTTGATGAAGGTCAGTCACGGTGGTGGTCGGCAATTGCGCACCGATGATCCCGCTTACCGCGTACTGCGTAATTGGATTGAACAGGGGGGCCGGCCCGATCCTCCCGATACTCCGCGCTGCGTGCGATTAGAGGTTTTCCCGAACAGCAAACGTATCTTGGCCGAGACCGACGGCAGGCAGCAACTGTCCGTCACCGCACATTTCGCAGATGGCTCGCAGCGTGATGTGACCGACTTGGCTGCCTACCAGTCGTCCAGTGAATCGATAGCTGCGGTCGACACTGCAGGAGTGATACGCGCGCACGGGCGCGGCGAGGCGGTGATTCTAGTTCGCTTCTTAGAGCATATCGAATCATTGCCGCTACTGGTCATCGACTCTGATTCAGAGTTCCAATGGACACCGCTCCCGCCGTCCAATTACATCGACCAGTTGGTGTACGACAAATTACAACAGATGCAGATCAGGCCTTCAGAAACTTGCAGTGATTCCGAGTTTATTCGCCGGGTCTATTTGGATTTGATCGGGCTGCTGCCCGAGGTGGATCAAACCCGAGATTTCTTGGAAGACGAGCGATCAGATAAACGTCAACGCTTGGTCGACCAACTTTTGCAGCGCGACGAGTACGCCCGCTTCTGGGCGCTCAAATGGGGCGATCTATTGAAGTTAACCAGCAAAGCATTGGGTGCCGACGGAGCTTACAAATATTCTCGCTGGTTGGAGCGCGCCATTCGAGAAGACATGCCTTATGATCAGTTCGCTCGACAATTGATTACGGCCAGTGGAAGCACTTTGGCCAATCCCCCCGCCAATTTTTATCGCGCCGCAGCGGATGCCAGCGAATGCGTCGAAACGGTGTCACAGGTTTTCTTAGGTGCCCGATTGCAGTGCGCCAAGTGCCACAATCATCCGTTCGAGCGCTGGACGCAGGATAATTACTATGGACTGGCCGCGTTTTTTAATCGCGTCCAGCGTCGCTCAACCCAACGGCCTGGTGAAATGTTTATCTGGAGCGACTCAACTGGCGAAGTCATTCAACCGCGCACCGGCCAGACGATGCAGCCATGGCTGCCTGGCCACGGCCTGGACAATCAGTCGCCGGCTCAGGATCGACGAGTCATGTTGGCCGATTGGTTAACATCTGCCAGCAATCCTTTCTTTGCCTACGTCGGTGCGAATCGACTTTGGAGTCACATGTTTGCCCGTGGATTGACTGAGCCAGTCGATGATTTCCGCGCTTCCAATCCGGCCACGAACCAACCACTGCTGGAATCACTAGCACAGGATTTTCGCGATCACGGCTATTCCGCCAAACATGTGTTGCGAACGATTGCCAACAGCCAGACCTATCAGGCCAGCAGCCAGACCAACACATCCAACCACGGCGACATCAACTACTTCTCCCATCAAGTACCCAGATTGTTGAAGGCTGAACCGCTCTTGGATGCCATCAATCATGTGACTGGAGTCCATCAAACCTTTGGTTCGTTGCCTGCTGGCACGCGAGCGACTCAATTGCCAGCTCCCGACCTGGTGCCGGTTGATTTCTTGAAGGTCTTTGGTCAGCCCGAACGAAGCACCGTGTGCGCCTGTGAGCGCGGATCAGATTCCAACCTTGCTATGGCCATCGAACTGTTCAACGGGCCGCTCATACACCAGCGACTGCAAGATTCCGGCAACCGCTTCCGAAAACTCTTGGCCGCTGGAAGTTCCGTCGACCAGATACTTGATGAGTTGTATCTCGCTGCGTTATGTCGCACCGCTAGTCCAAGCGAGCGAACTGCCTCGCACCAACACATTCAAACCCGCAACGACACCGCCGCCGGCCTAGAGGATGTCTGCTGGGCGCTGCTGAATACCGACGAATTCTTGTTTCAACACTGA
- a CDS encoding DUF1501 domain-containing protein: MNGRRWETNNSGWLHPQMARRTAIQVGSIGILGLGSNHLVGLQQAKAVESQTDGFGKAKSCIFIFLSGGLAQHESFDLKPLAPEEIRGEFRPIATRTPGIEICEHLPLLAERSHLWALCRSLTHSSNDHSLGHHIMLTGRSETPSGFQPNAPSPTDYPSLVAVAQRQLQSRNNLPPAVVIPERLVHSTGRVIPGQSAGQMGSQHEPWFIEAASFHNSSYGAFPEYSFDHQQRGHVDPRVFQAPHLALPHGLGLREVNGRLELLSLLQRQRQQLDHMASTQQFDRLRQAAVSLLTDRQLHEAFEVTQADPATQERYGANAFGWSLLMARRLVEAGIQLVQVNLGNNETWDTHGNAFPHLKDRLLPPLDRSLSALLDDLHHSGQLDETLIVMAGEFGRTPRITLLDKHYKLPGRDHWGAVQSVWMAGGGVCGGRVVGASDAHGGYPTDQPEKPENFAATIYHALGIPANATWHDSQQRPHAVYYGQPIAGLT, translated from the coding sequence ATGAACGGTCGCCGCTGGGAAACCAACAACAGCGGTTGGTTGCATCCGCAAATGGCTCGTCGTACGGCCATACAGGTGGGCTCGATTGGAATTTTGGGCCTGGGCAGCAATCATCTGGTAGGCCTGCAGCAAGCCAAGGCAGTGGAGTCTCAAACGGATGGCTTCGGTAAAGCCAAGTCCTGCATCTTCATCTTTCTGTCTGGTGGGCTAGCGCAGCACGAGAGCTTTGACCTCAAGCCTCTGGCACCCGAGGAAATTCGTGGCGAATTTCGGCCCATCGCCACGCGAACTCCAGGAATTGAAATCTGCGAACATCTCCCGCTGTTGGCCGAGCGTAGTCACCTGTGGGCATTGTGTCGTTCGCTGACGCATTCATCGAACGATCACTCGTTGGGCCACCATATCATGCTGACCGGCCGTAGCGAAACGCCCAGCGGCTTTCAGCCCAACGCGCCCAGTCCGACAGATTATCCATCGTTGGTGGCGGTGGCTCAGCGACAATTGCAATCGCGAAACAATCTGCCGCCTGCCGTCGTTATCCCCGAGCGACTGGTGCACAGTACCGGCCGCGTGATTCCCGGTCAGAGTGCCGGGCAGATGGGATCGCAACATGAGCCGTGGTTCATCGAAGCAGCGTCGTTTCACAATTCTTCCTACGGCGCGTTCCCCGAATACAGTTTCGATCACCAGCAGCGCGGACATGTCGATCCGCGGGTATTTCAAGCTCCGCACTTGGCGCTGCCGCACGGGTTGGGCCTGCGCGAGGTCAATGGTCGCTTGGAATTGCTAAGCCTGTTGCAGCGTCAACGCCAACAGCTCGATCATATGGCATCGACGCAGCAGTTTGATCGCTTGCGCCAAGCAGCAGTGTCATTGCTGACCGATCGCCAATTGCACGAGGCATTCGAGGTAACTCAAGCGGATCCGGCGACTCAGGAGCGCTACGGGGCCAACGCCTTCGGCTGGTCGTTGCTAATGGCGCGGCGGTTGGTCGAGGCCGGTATACAACTGGTGCAGGTCAACCTGGGCAATAATGAAACGTGGGATACGCACGGCAACGCCTTTCCGCATTTGAAAGACCGCTTGTTGCCGCCGCTGGACCGGTCGTTGTCGGCTCTGTTGGACGATCTGCACCACTCCGGGCAACTGGACGAAACGTTAATCGTCATGGCGGGCGAGTTTGGACGCACTCCCCGAATTACACTATTAGACAAGCACTACAAGCTGCCCGGTCGAGATCATTGGGGTGCCGTGCAGTCGGTCTGGATGGCCGGTGGAGGAGTGTGCGGCGGTCGCGTCGTTGGGGCTTCCGACGCTCACGGTGGCTATCCCACCGATCAACCCGAGAAGCCAGAAAACTTTGCAGCTACTATTTATCATGCTCTGGGCATTCCCGCCAACGCCACATGGCATGACAGCCAGCAGCGGCCTCACGCCGTGTACTACGGACAGCCCATCGCTGGACTGACCTGA
- the queF gene encoding preQ(1) synthase, with protein sequence MLLVSTPFQEQLEVFDNSFPGRQYEIEITCPEFTSMCPKTGQPDFGTLIFRYVPDGLCVELKSLKLYLQKFRNEGIFYENVTNRILDDFVAVCKPHKATLESHWGARGGITSIIRVHYQASSGTT encoded by the coding sequence ATGTTACTGGTGAGCACGCCGTTTCAAGAACAACTGGAAGTATTCGACAACAGTTTTCCGGGCCGACAATACGAAATCGAGATTACGTGCCCCGAGTTCACTTCGATGTGTCCCAAAACGGGCCAGCCCGACTTTGGGACGCTGATATTTCGCTACGTGCCGGATGGCCTCTGCGTCGAGCTGAAGAGCCTCAAATTATACCTGCAAAAATTCCGCAACGAGGGTATCTTCTACGAGAACGTCACCAATCGTATCCTGGACGACTTTGTAGCGGTTTGTAAGCCGCACAAAGCCACGTTGGAAAGTCACTGGGGCGCTCGCGGTGGCATCACGTCGATTATTCGCGTGCACTACCAGGCTTCCAGCGGTACAACGTAA
- a CDS encoding inositol monophosphatase — translation MSVLIPPNVVLAERSQPLRVALEAALAGGKIIHEYFRTGIQAHSKVANQPFNLVTTADIESERAIAELIRRNFPGHEIVGEEGTLGRIDATDVWIIDPLDGTNNFAHRIPQFAASIAYYRHGQAECGVVVNPVRGDWYWAVRGEGAYHNGRRLRVSSALRLSESMVGVGFYYDRGAMMEATLATIGDFFRQQIHGIRRFGAAALDLCAVADAMFGAYFEYHLSPWDYAAGRLIVEEAGGMVTDAHGQPLPLSATSLLASNGILHPPSLLIIAPHHP, via the coding sequence ATGTCCGTGCTGATTCCACCAAATGTCGTACTTGCCGAGCGATCGCAACCACTGCGAGTCGCATTGGAAGCTGCATTGGCAGGTGGAAAGATCATCCACGAATACTTCCGCACTGGAATTCAGGCACACAGTAAAGTTGCTAACCAACCATTTAATCTTGTAACCACCGCTGACATCGAGTCAGAGAGGGCGATTGCGGAGCTGATCCGGCGGAATTTTCCCGGCCATGAGATTGTAGGCGAAGAGGGTACGCTGGGCCGGATAGATGCAACCGACGTCTGGATCATAGACCCCCTAGATGGCACGAACAACTTTGCTCATCGCATACCGCAATTCGCGGCGTCGATCGCTTACTACCGGCATGGGCAGGCCGAGTGTGGCGTGGTCGTCAATCCGGTGCGCGGTGATTGGTACTGGGCGGTGCGCGGTGAAGGAGCTTATCACAATGGGCGACGTCTGCGAGTCAGTTCGGCCTTGCGGCTGAGTGAATCGATGGTGGGCGTCGGATTTTATTACGATCGCGGCGCGATGATGGAAGCAACTCTGGCAACCATCGGCGATTTTTTTCGACAACAGATCCACGGAATTCGTCGTTTTGGCGCAGCTGCTCTGGACCTGTGCGCAGTGGCTGATGCAATGTTTGGTGCGTACTTCGAGTACCACTTGTCTCCATGGGACTATGCGGCCGGAAGACTGATTGTCGAAGAGGCGGGCGGCATGGTTACCGACGCCCACGGCCAACCACTGCCACTATCTGCTACCAGTTTGCTGGCCAGTAACGGCATCTTGCACCCACCATCGCTGCTTATCATCGCTCCCCATCACCCGTAA
- a CDS encoding sugar phosphate isomerase/epimerase, giving the protein MVTQPQVILSGFADEAANDKLAVQQFAALAAAGLQYYSIRFIDVGSGVKNSMDLTKQELKQVVKMQHEYGLSVATVGSPIGKVKLLDVDDGSSNRFIPFKQYLSKNVQHACDVANTLGTKLLRGFSFYHPQGTAPEQHLSQVSDQVGEIANLCAKNGLVFGLEVEANLVGQTGKLLARIHQQVKHANLVLIFDGANLVCQGMTPDEVFAEYLAMKPGLGWLHIKDYRHDSAAGRLAHIDEASLKNFVPADIGDSGHEAILRDLLGDLPRLDKRMKKLGAPGVILDLEPHVKGGGQFGGFSGPDGFGVALRGLCRVLEYIGIDYHLTDFNDILRRREPR; this is encoded by the coding sequence ATCGTGACGCAACCACAAGTCATCCTCAGCGGCTTTGCCGATGAAGCCGCCAACGACAAGTTGGCTGTTCAGCAATTTGCTGCACTGGCTGCCGCCGGCCTGCAGTATTATTCGATACGCTTTATCGACGTTGGTAGTGGCGTTAAGAATTCGATGGACCTGACCAAGCAAGAGCTGAAGCAGGTCGTCAAAATGCAGCACGAATATGGTTTGAGTGTGGCCACCGTCGGCTCACCCATCGGCAAGGTCAAGCTGCTGGATGTTGATGATGGAAGCTCGAATCGGTTCATCCCTTTCAAGCAGTACTTGAGCAAGAACGTACAACACGCCTGCGACGTGGCCAATACATTGGGCACCAAGCTACTGCGCGGATTCTCGTTCTATCATCCCCAGGGTACGGCTCCTGAGCAGCATTTGTCGCAAGTAAGCGACCAGGTGGGTGAAATTGCCAACCTGTGCGCCAAGAATGGCTTGGTGTTTGGCTTGGAAGTCGAAGCCAATTTGGTGGGGCAAACCGGCAAACTGTTAGCGCGAATTCATCAACAGGTCAAACATGCCAATTTGGTGCTGATTTTCGACGGTGCCAATCTGGTGTGCCAGGGTATGACGCCTGACGAGGTATTTGCCGAGTACTTGGCAATGAAACCAGGATTGGGCTGGCTGCACATCAAAGATTATCGTCACGACAGCGCAGCGGGCCGTTTGGCTCACATCGACGAGGCGTCGCTCAAAAACTTTGTGCCCGCCGACATCGGCGATTCTGGCCACGAAGCTATTCTGCGCGACCTGCTAGGCGATCTGCCGCGTTTGGACAAGCGCATGAAAAAACTGGGCGCACCCGGCGTGATCCTGGACTTGGAGCCGCACGTTAAAGGCGGGGGGCAATTCGGCGGATTTAGTGGTCCTGATGGATTTGGCGTCGCCCTACGCGGACTGTGCCGAGTTTTAGAGTACATTGGTATCGACTACCATTTAACCGATTTCAATGATATTCTTCGTCGTCGTGAACCACGTTAG